The nucleotide sequence ATTTTTGGGCATTGCACTTCACGTCTCAGTCCACGTGTGTCAATCCGCGCTGGGGTGATATGCGGGAAGCGAGAGGCGGCACTGGGACTCATTTTCGGCCTTGTTGCATGCGAAGCAGCAGGTAGAACGCGAAGCCAGTAGCTACGCCGGGTGCAATGCCCAACACTATGGCGATCCATCCGTGCTTGACGCCGGATGACTTTGCTTCATAAAGAACCCAAGAGGTGAGAATGGCCCAGCAGCTAATTGCGTCCAGTGCGTAACCTGATGCATACGGATTGACAAAGCCAGCGGCGAATGCGCCAACTACATCGGGGTTTTGCATCAATGGTGGCGCGACGATCCAGATGAACGCGGCGGCAAATGCAATGCCGATACCCGCAACAATCGATTTGAAGATTTGTGGAGTCATCACGATCGTGGTTTGAAGAGGCCTAACGCTGAGTTCACCGGCGCCGGAGCCCGTAAGGGCGCAGGGCACCAACATGGGCCATCAAAATCGCGAAGCGATGGCCCATGGTGGCGTCCGCGTGCAACGCCGAGTTAGGCTGGGGAGCGGAGTGGAAGGGGATGGAATAACACATGATCTGAATTTATGGGGGTTGCACTTCACGTGTCAATCCGCGCTGGTGGCAGATGAGATATTGCATAAGTTACTCACAACGTTTCATCCCGGGTAGCTTTTTTTCTGTAATGTTTTTATTTTCTGCGCATTTGGAGGATTGGCTGATGCAACGAATTTTGTAGCCCTTGTGCATCTTTGCTTTTTTGCCTTGTACACCTTGTGTGGCTGTGATGACCCAATTCACGACTGCTTGAGCATCTGCTTGTTCTTCGAGCGTATAGCCGGTCAAGAGATATCGAACTTTGCCTTCGTACATACGGCGAGCTAAGTTTGGCGCTAACGACGCCAAGGTTGGACCTCCTGCATCAAACAATAAGAAATGCTTAAAAGTAACAAGAGGCGAAGCCCAATCACCAACATGCTTGCTCGGAGCTATTCCGACCCACGTAATTTTCCCATCAATTCTATGTTTCCTGGCTTCTGATCCGATGCCGCCAATTCCTATGACGGCCTCATACTCAAGGTCACGTACTTGACCCATACAGTCGTTGATTCCAAATACCCCATCCTCATTGGGATCGCCTGTATGAGTTCGCTTATAGGTGAGAATGCGCATGGAATTTTGGAAGCCTAACTACCAAGGTAACCGGCGCCGGAGCCCGCCAGGGCGGAGGGTACAAGCAAGGGCCATGAGAATGCCGAAGGCATGGCCCTTGGTTGCGTCCGCGTTGACCTGACAGTTAGGCTGGGGCGCGAAGTAGAGGGCGTGGAGCACACGGCAAACTGGCCGTGGTTCGATGAACAGTGATGCTGCACAGACGCTCCCTTTGATGTTTCCAGAGAGTCTGCCAGACGCGCGGTCTTGGTGGAAGACCACCGAGCGTGTTTGGCCAAA is from Aquabacterium sp. A3 and encodes:
- a CDS encoding DUF2834 domain-containing protein, coding for MLVPCALTGSGAGELSVRPLQTTIVMTPQIFKSIVAGIGIAFAAAFIWIVAPPLMQNPDVVGAFAAGFVNPYASGYALDAISCWAILTSWVLYEAKSSGVKHGWIAIVLGIAPGVATGFAFYLLLRMQQGRK